From the Burkholderia cenocepacia genome, the window CCAGCGGCTCACGAGCGCGCTTCGCGCCACAGCACCGGGTCGGTACGGTACAGCGCCGGGAAGTACTGCTTCAGCCCGGCGACCTTCGGCAGGTCGTTGAACGCGATGTACGGCGCATCGGGATGCAGTTCGAGGTAGTTCTGGTGATAGGCCTCGGCCGGATAGAAGCCCTTGTAGGCTTCGACACGCGTAACGACGGGCGCCGGAAACACATGCGCGCTGCCGAGCTGGGCGATGTACGCGGTCGCGACCGCGCGCTGCTGCGCGGTGATCGGGAAGATCGCGGAGCGGTACTGCGAGCCTTCGTCGGGGCCTTGCCGGTTCAGTTGGGTCGGGTCGTGCGCGACCGAGAAGAACACCTGCAGCAGCCGGCCGTACGTGA encodes:
- the msrA gene encoding peptide-methionine (S)-S-oxide reductase MsrA encodes the protein MIPIPTRHAIARRRAVMLRRIGAIAVTAAAVFGYQRIVNSAEPMRIVPAATLDETPGASHDETAVLAGGCFWGVQGVFEHVKGVKQVTAGYAGGASETAHYALVGSGLTGHAESVRIVYDPTQITYGRLLQVFFSVAHDPTQLNRQGPDEGSQYRSAIFPITAQQRAVATAYIAQLGSAHVFPAPVVTRVEAYKGFYPAEAYHQNYLELHPDAPYIAFNDLPKVAGLKQYFPALYRTDPVLWREARS